A single genomic interval of Chitinophaga sp. 180180018-3 harbors:
- a CDS encoding RagB/SusD family nutrient uptake outer membrane protein has product MKKYIRQLLLITGLMAISTGCKKSRLDLVDQSAYAYDTYFTNISALNQATIASYATLLHPGLWAREYYFIFDLMGNEAKRASFLLGAEQELGDYTFGSNNADLNSLWGSLYRMIFRTNLVMDRAAAWNPTATADRAKLNQYLAEVKFLRAYAYFHLVTLWGDVPLYTDYQTTLHNNYLSRSPAADVWKQIEKDLTEAAGTAELPTVYPAAELGRVTKGAVIALLGKVYLYQKKWALAQTSFQALMGAPYTYKLDTSFDNVFSTTNQNTPENIFQIMNQQWTDWAIGSPYYMFGNGAEQVGKQTHTGRAMEYGWNDWKNVYISNSAVKAFTYPDPVSGQPYTDPRAKSTFYGTTASGGETMYCQQCATGSKPYPFDATDPQGDYRWKKYEYYNLVEKYGDPKSPIDGQVIRLADVMLMLAESYIQQDNMGNAPLALIDSVRSRSHAVLYTTLGDKNNAMKILMRERQLELCGEQCRYFDLLRWGIIKQTINAEKAAEPGVGTQPFEDKHLLFPIPDVEKNYNPNVAKDIKNGWN; this is encoded by the coding sequence ATGAAGAAGTATATACGTCAACTACTGCTGATAACCGGACTGATGGCCATTTCCACCGGATGCAAAAAATCGCGCCTCGACCTGGTAGATCAGAGCGCCTACGCCTACGACACCTATTTCACCAATATCAGCGCGCTGAACCAGGCTACTATTGCCAGTTACGCCACACTGCTGCATCCCGGATTGTGGGCCAGGGAATACTATTTTATTTTCGACCTGATGGGGAATGAAGCCAAGCGCGCCAGCTTTTTGCTGGGGGCGGAACAGGAACTGGGTGATTATACCTTTGGTAGCAACAACGCAGATCTGAATTCCCTATGGGGCTCCCTCTACCGGATGATCTTCCGCACCAACCTGGTGATGGACCGTGCAGCGGCCTGGAATCCTACCGCCACCGCCGATCGTGCCAAACTGAATCAATACCTCGCAGAGGTTAAGTTTCTCCGGGCATATGCGTATTTCCATTTAGTGACCTTATGGGGAGATGTACCGCTGTATACCGACTATCAGACCACGCTTCATAATAACTATTTATCCCGCAGCCCTGCAGCTGATGTATGGAAGCAGATAGAAAAAGATCTGACAGAAGCCGCAGGCACCGCGGAATTACCCACCGTTTATCCCGCCGCTGAATTGGGCAGGGTCACCAAAGGCGCCGTGATAGCCCTGTTGGGGAAGGTTTACCTGTACCAGAAAAAATGGGCGCTGGCACAAACTTCCTTCCAGGCACTGATGGGCGCACCATATACCTATAAACTCGACACCTCATTCGATAATGTTTTCAGCACTACCAATCAGAACACGCCAGAAAACATTTTCCAGATCATGAACCAGCAATGGACCGACTGGGCTATTGGCTCCCCCTACTATATGTTTGGCAATGGTGCAGAACAGGTGGGCAAACAAACACATACCGGCCGCGCTATGGAATATGGCTGGAACGACTGGAAGAACGTATACATCAGCAACTCCGCCGTGAAAGCATTCACCTATCCCGATCCCGTAAGCGGTCAACCGTATACCGATCCCCGCGCTAAATCCACGTTTTATGGCACTACAGCTTCAGGCGGCGAAACCATGTACTGCCAGCAATGCGCTACAGGCTCAAAGCCCTATCCTTTCGATGCTACCGATCCACAGGGCGACTATCGCTGGAAGAAATATGAGTATTACAATCTCGTTGAAAAATATGGCGATCCTAAAAGCCCCATTGACGGACAGGTGATCCGCCTGGCTGATGTGATGCTGATGCTGGCTGAATCTTATATTCAGCAGGACAATATGGGCAATGCGCCGCTGGCGCTGATCGACAGCGTACGTTCCCGTTCCCATGCCGTTTTGTATACAACATTGGGAGATAAAAATAATGCGATGAAAATACTGATGCGCGAACGTCAGCTGGAATTGTGCGGAGAGCAATGCCGGTATTTCGACCTGTTGAGATGGGGCATCATCAAACAAACCATCAATGCGGAAAAAGCGGCGGAACCAGGTGTAGGCACACAACCTTTCGAGGATAAACACCTGCTGTTTCCTATTCCCGACGTAGAGAAAAATTACAATCCTAATGTTGCCAAAGACATCAAAAATGGCTGGAATTAA
- a CDS encoding sialate O-acetylesterase, whose translation MAGINTLVRKTGLLMAVACYSYTAHAEVKLPQLFSDNMVLQRNAPIPIWGWAAAGEKVTVRFNKQVKTIRAGKDGRWQLQLNAEAAGGPYELDVKGDNDLLIRNVLVGEVWICSGQSNMEFALKNVQNNAEEIKAANYPQIRELTVPRNTSLTPQPDILPASWKVCTPETAGTFSAVAYFFARKLQEELHVPIGLIHSSWGGTNVETWTSTAALSTDPDFKELPAITADKIKAGLPSNSPNSFPSQLFNAMLSPLIPYGIRGAIWYQGEANADRAFQYRRTFPLMINDWREHWHEGDFPFYFVQISSFNPSGRMLLTGSRWAELREAQLLTLSLPNTGMAVTTDIGNPTDVHPANKQDVGLRLALNALQKTYGRNVVPCGPIYQSIYIKNSTAILHFSNTGSGLVAQNRYGYLQGFQIAGADQQFKWAKADLQGDSVIVYNETVTAPVAVRYGWTDDAMEANLYNKEGLPATPFRTDHWDGLTTDKKYNIAR comes from the coding sequence ATGGCTGGAATTAATACCCTTGTGAGAAAAACGGGCCTCCTGATGGCGGTGGCCTGCTATTCCTATACTGCACACGCCGAAGTAAAACTACCACAATTGTTTTCAGACAATATGGTATTGCAGCGGAACGCGCCTATCCCCATCTGGGGATGGGCCGCTGCCGGCGAAAAGGTTACCGTGCGTTTTAATAAACAGGTGAAAACCATCAGAGCCGGAAAAGATGGGCGCTGGCAGCTGCAACTCAACGCAGAAGCAGCCGGAGGCCCCTATGAGCTTGATGTGAAAGGCGACAATGATCTGCTGATCCGCAATGTGCTGGTAGGTGAAGTATGGATATGTTCCGGCCAGTCGAACATGGAGTTTGCTTTAAAGAATGTGCAAAACAATGCAGAAGAAATCAAGGCCGCTAATTATCCGCAGATCCGGGAGCTCACCGTACCAAGAAATACCAGCCTGACGCCGCAACCCGATATTCTGCCGGCATCGTGGAAAGTATGTACGCCTGAAACTGCCGGCACCTTCAGTGCGGTTGCTTATTTTTTTGCACGCAAACTACAGGAGGAATTACATGTGCCCATAGGCCTCATCCACAGCAGCTGGGGCGGCACCAACGTAGAAACATGGACCAGCACAGCCGCGTTGTCGACAGATCCTGACTTCAAAGAACTCCCGGCAATAACCGCTGATAAAATAAAAGCTGGCCTTCCATCCAATTCCCCGAATAGTTTTCCTTCGCAGTTGTTCAATGCCATGTTGTCGCCCCTGATTCCGTACGGTATTCGCGGCGCTATCTGGTACCAGGGAGAAGCCAACGCCGATCGTGCTTTTCAATACCGGCGTACGTTTCCACTGATGATCAACGACTGGCGGGAACATTGGCATGAGGGCGATTTCCCGTTTTATTTTGTGCAGATATCTTCTTTCAATCCCAGTGGCCGGATGCTGTTAACCGGCAGCCGGTGGGCGGAGCTGAGAGAAGCGCAGTTACTCACCCTCTCCCTGCCTAATACAGGCATGGCCGTTACTACCGACATCGGCAATCCAACCGATGTACATCCTGCCAACAAACAGGATGTGGGTTTGCGGTTAGCACTGAATGCGTTACAAAAAACCTATGGCAGGAATGTAGTGCCGTGTGGACCAATCTATCAATCCATCTACATAAAAAATTCAACAGCTATCCTGCACTTCAGTAATACAGGAAGCGGCTTAGTTGCACAAAACAGGTATGGCTATCTGCAGGGATTTCAGATAGCAGGTGCGGATCAGCAATTTAAATGGGCAAAAGCGGATTTACAGGGCGATAGCGTGATCGTTTATAACGAAACAGTAACCGCCCCTGTAGCCGTACGATATGGATGGACAGACGACGCCATGGAAGCAAATTTATACAACAAGGAAGGCTTGCCCGCTACTCCGTTCAGAACCGACCATTGGGACGGATTAACTACCGATAAGAAATATAATATAGCAAGATAA